Below is a window of Deltaproteobacteria bacterium DNA.
CCACCGGCGGATAGACCCCCTGGCCGACGGCTACGGTAAAGGGGGGGAGGGGATGGGTGTTGGTGATCACCACGGTGTCCTGATTGCATTTTCCGAGGGCCCTCAGGGTCTCCAGCGGCTCGAATCCGATAAGCACGTCGGCCTCGGCCGCGGACACGATGGGGCTGGTCACGTTGCCCAACAGGACCGCCGATTCCACAATGCCGCCCCTCTGGGCCATGCCGTGGATCTCGCTCACCACCGTGGGTATCCCGATGGAGAGGGCGGCCTCTCCCAGCAGGCGGGAGGCCAACAGGTTGCCCTGTCCCCCTACGCCGATAAATACCAGTCTTTTTGTCTCCATAAGAAGCCTCCCTTTTTATCCTTTGAGCGGTAGAATTGCATTTTCCGGACAGACCTGCGCGCAGACCGAACATCCGATACAGAGGTTCTTGTCGATCTCGACCTGATCCCCCTCGAGGTACATGGCCGGACAGGCCAGGAGATTGATGCAGTCCCTGTGGTTTTTG
It encodes the following:
- a CDS encoding indolepyruvate oxidoreductase subunit beta, which codes for METKRLVFIGVGGQGNLLASRLLGEAALSIGIPTVVSEIHGMAQRGGIVESAVLLGNVTSPIVSAAEADVLIGFEPLETLRALGKCNQDTVVITNTHPLPPFTVAVGQGVYPPVEESLRLIRNKVHKMIALDGNAIAESVGNPLSLNMVMLGALIGSGTIPIGAEEMKKILSTSTKKAFLESNLKAFDMGMEKAIEVSSAERQA